TAGCAtagatatatataaaataaatttttatatatttcagAGTTTCTTGTAAGAGAACAGTACTACTGCTAAGACAGAAAGCAAAAAAGATATTGTTTAaaagatttaataattaatttaatagcaaaagcaaaaaaaaaacaagaagatTTATTGATACTGCTCTTTTGAAACTCAATCTTTCTTCAACGTGTTTCCAGAAAGAAACGTCTGTCCCCGCGCGACCCCATGAGACACCTCTCTTCTTCTCATCTTCCTTCACTGCACCAAACTGGTCAACGTGACTAAAGCTATGTCTATCACCACACCAACCAGCTAGCTATATatatttctcttttctctttttcctttttctttacatatataatatgttaataatatataaaaggaactaaataaaaactattatgagaaagtaaaagaagaagaaaaaagaaaagtttctgagATGAATGGTTGGAAAAGTGGAGATGTCAACGTGGAGGGGGCAAGTCTTATCAAAAGATTAAAAATTGAACAATTTTAACCCTAAAAAGGAGTGTTTCCCATGGCCACTtgaattatgtgtatatataatgTTATCTGGGGTGGCTCCTTCCTTTTCTTTCCGTGGGCCAAAAGTACCAAAACATCTAAACGTTACTTAAAGGAAAGAGGAGTAAGGAGAGAAAGTGTTCTCTTGGTCACTGAATGGAGGTGGTGGGTGGGGGCCATTAGCCATGCAAGAGCACAAAAAAGCTTTCGCTTCGAATAAAAGAGGATAAACTTTTTTTCAGAAAAAGTAACAAATAAacaataaagaagaaaaaaattgaggTAATAGCTATAAGCTAAGGTAGGCagagaaagagggagagagagagagatagagaccATATAGATCCAATATATATTCACATTCAGACATCGTGCTGGCCACTAACTATATAAGACTCTTATAGCCCACTAATGACACCACACCTTTTGTGAGATTCCCCCAAACACACCATCCCTTCCCAACTCAGTCTCAGTGGCCGTCCTAAGATTCTAGATAATGACCTTTTTGTAACTTGTTTTGTTTAATAATAATTAAGCATGCTATAGCTTTCTCTTTTGAAAGTGTTGCCCATTAAATTAGTTTGTACGTAGCTATTAGCTAATTAATGATCTTGTTATATTATactaattatatattatttgagTTGCTGATATCAGCTTTACTTAACACACCAAAATACCAAACCCCATTTGGACcccatttgtatatatatataatataaagtcAAGAAAAATACAAGTTATAAGTGTATGCTTTCACATTTTGAAGAACCAACAAaacataaatgaataaataatgtTGCTGTCCTATAGTAGTGTAGGTTAAACATAATGACAATGACTATTTAGCTATCTTCTCTTTTGTCTAGTTTATAATTATCAATATAGTGTTAATTTGGATCATATCTAATATATAAATTGGGAATAGaaaattaatgaaaataaaagacAAAAATGTATGTATAAAAATCTagagaagtattatcaataatatcaTATGATCAAAACCCATTACCTAAATTGTCATTAAATAATTTagaggaaaaataataaaatcacaaATCTCACAaagtaatatataattataaggaCTATCATGAAGATTAATTAATTTTCCTCCATTTCTATCCAAAATAACAATATTCCCTTATAAACTCGATCcacatttttctttttctttttttactaCTCCTTTCAAACATAATCATATCACAAACTCCCTAATGTTCTCCCATGCACGTGCTTAAAATAAAACATACTACACGTGTGAATCACTCCCAAGCATGTGAGACTAAATTAACTTATAATTAAGCCAATTAAATCACCATCGTCATGGCTTCCAAGCACTTGTCCAAACCACCGGCTGATCCTTCCATGTTAGGAATATTCCGGCACCGGCGTCGGAGCACTGTGTCATTGCCCAACCCTCCTTATACCTCCTTAACAAGGCGCGAACGTCATCGGAAACCTCGTCGCTAAACGTGGCCGGGCTAAACCCGGCTCCATGCAGCCGCCGGGACCACCTCACCGCTGTCTCCCGCCGCTCGACAGAGTCGGATGGAGAACAGGCGATCAAGTCAACGATGGCGCGTCCGGCGGCGCGTTCGAGCATCAGCCTCTCATTACTCGTTCTTGGAAAGCTCTCATCCAGAGCTTCAAAGTAAACCCTAAACCATCGCACACACTCCTGAAATCCTCTAACAAACTCGATCCCATCGTGCCCCACGTCGAGTTCAGCCTCTTCCTCCACCACCGTAATCACCCTTGGCCTCAGGCTCCGAAACGCCGCCACCAGGTAGTCCCGACGGTTTTCGACAGCGCCGACGGAATGCAAAGTGTTGACGCAGTTGACCGCCAAGGCTTCGTCGTCTCGCACGTCAAGCTCAGCCAAATTCAGCTCCGAAAGGTCACCAAAATGGTGAACGACGTTAAACTTAAAGGGCACTCCCATGAGCCTGGCGAACTTCTCCATTCTCATCCCTATCTCTTTCATCACCTTCTGCACGGACCCGCCAGGGCCCGAACCGTCGCTGCTATCCCTGGTGGAGACGACGGTGGTCAAACGAAGATGTGGAGTCTCGTCCGTACGGGTGGCCAAGGCTTCAAGAAGAGTAGGCCACTGGGTGCAATAGGTGTTGCTTATATCGATTATGTGAAGCTTAGCTTCGCCTTCGAAGGCTTCCATAATGGCACCATTACACGCCACGTGTCCGAACGTGGTCCAAGGGCTGACTTCCTGGAATTTCAAAACCATCTTCCTCGTTGACTCGAAGGAACACGTCTTGTCCGAGGCGGAAACTAAGGTCCGGTAGCAACGGTCGCCAGAGTCATTGACTCGGCTGAAAAGGGCTTGGAGGAAGTAAGCCGCCAGCTTCTGGTCAGCATCGCCATAAGGTGAGCTGAGCTCATTGAGCATCCACAAGAGCTGTTGAACCCTAGAGCTGTTCTTGTCAGCTACGGCTCGAGCCGTCTCGAGGAGAATCTCCGGGGCCCACTTGTTACCGGAGGAGAAGAGGTCTAGGTTAGTGATAAGATCACCGACGGGTGAGAAGGAGAAGTCAGCGGTGGAGGTGCTAGCGTTGGTAGCCGTAGTGGTAGTAGGAGTTGGAGCTGGGGTTGGGGTTGGGGTGGTGCTCGTAGTAGTAGAAGGGTGGTGGTGGTGAGGCTGGTTATAAGGGTAGTAGTGTCTagaggaagaagaggagaagTCTTCTTCATCCATGAAAAAGTTGAagcattcttcttcttcttcttggtttTGTAGGTATTGTTTATTAGCAGAGGATCTTGCTGAGCTACTCGAAGTTCGGCTAGAGTTAAAGGATTGTTGATCAGATTGGAGACTCACTAATCTGAATAAGGTATCCATTTAAGACACACAATACCATTCGACCCACATCAATAGAAACtatattttttgagtttttttgaCTCCACTCGATTATTTGGTTTGTGGGGGGCTTGAAATAATAGAGAGGAGAAGGTAACAAAGAAAGAGAGATATGATAGATATATGGGgtgtttgtgttttttttaacTGTGTGATTGGAATAAtagaaaattcaatttttgtAGACTacagggagagagagagagagagagagagaatggggaTTTTTGAGTTGGATTTTagcaaaagttttttttttttttttttaaatgttgagagAGCTATAGGGAATAAGGAGAGGTTGGGAATCTATATACTATAAAGTGTGGTATAACATATATGCTTTATTTCTTTTTTGGTGTAATCGATGAGGAATTATGTGGGGAGCGGGGAGGTGGGGAGattagttttttcttttctttttgagctttgtatattatatatatgtacacatacatatatatatatagctacaagaaaaagaaaaagaaaaaaaaagtttggttTGAACTTTGAAGGAGAGGACTAGATAGAGTGACTGACTGACTGACTGACTTAAGATTATAAGACCACGAAGAGTGAATGTTAGATATATAAAAATTAGATTAATTGTTTAGAGAAAGTGAGTGAGTGAGTTGAAAGAATGTGGGGGTGTGAGACGGGGACTAGGAAGCTAGCTGGGATTGATGGGGTTGGTTTAGAAATAGATCTATTCTTCTCATCTGTGTCTGACaaaaagctaaggaaaaagttAATAAACAAAGGTCGAGATCACCAAATGGGTTAGTGGATTAGCTTTTCATTCTTTTaagcagagagagagagagagagagagagagttttgtgAGTGGGAGTAGGCGTGCCAAATgggttagagagagaaagagagatagaaGGAAGAGTAAAGCTGCCGGcgtgcatcatcatcatcatcaaagcCACCATCACCCCCTGCACCTGCACATCCCACTAACATTCCTTGCCTCCTAATCCCTCTCCAATCCCTGCCAAAATTCCCCTCCTCcccaccttttttttttctttctttctttaaattatatactatatatatatacacacacacacacaaaaatataaaaatataatatatctcCCATAACATATATAATGTATTATATTTGTGTACTAATACCAATATGTATGTACCCTTCATCAAAATCTAGGGCATGCTCTCTTTCACTTTTGATAGTTTAAATATAAACTGATCACACATGCACCTTTAATTAGAGTACAAATTAGCTGGGTCTATATAGGCCATTTCTCTAGATAGAATAGGCCAACAACAACCATAGATCTCCTCCAtgcaaattttttttattgagttCCTAAAATCCACTTGAGTaaatttctcttctttctttctttcttttcttctttctctctctctcttttttttttttccctcaATTCCTATATGGTCAAGTCTAGTGATCTTTATGATGATTGCAAccaaaaaaaacaacaataatactTGATTTCCCCTTGTCTTAATATTGTTGTCCTCGAGCTATGTTTTAATTCTTTCCAAATAGAAAATCTTGTCTCCTTTGGCCCAGGATATATAAAGAGGATATCTCTAGATAACACCCAGAATTATGTTATGCATGTTTCTGATTCAAATTTTGGTACTGTACAACTaagtatctttttttttttgtccacATCTTTGCTTATTTTCTTAAATTTCATCACCCCTAAAAGAAATTTTCTCGTATAATATTATTTTCCTAGGTACGTTCTTGGGTTTTCTTCACCAGCTACGACTAGGAAAATCTAATTGATGATTTGGATTCTTTTAGCCAAAAGGGAATTTTGGGGTGGATTCCTTATGGTCATATTTTGGAATCTTATATATGGGTCATTTGAACTTCCATgaaatttagtaattatttgaagAGAAAGAAGTGTCCATATTAATTAGTTGAATGTGTAGAGTTGTAATCCCTGTTAAGCTTCTCGTATACACGAATTATATATTAATCAGACAAAGCTtaacaaaacaaaatataatatcgACAAAGACTTTTCAAAGCTTTTTTTAAGGGAAGACTTTCAAAGCTTACTAATTGGTGGATGGTTCTATGAATTTTATGGgatcttatatatttatataaatatatattatttatttagtccGAGTTTTATGAAGAAgatattataattacaaaattgtAGATAAAATGTCACTGCCTCAACCATAATTCGAAATTTTTGTTTTGATATTAGATGGTGATGGCTGTCTTGTTTTTGCTCTAACTCAAGTGGATCTAAAAAATAGTTTGGTTACACGGATGATTAATCTGTGTTAAGACCAGAATAGTATAAtacttatttataaaattaaaattgaaaaaacaaatataaaaatgaGTCACATCTctctgctatatatatatatatatcttctatataaaaaatgtataaATAACGAAAATATGTGGTTTTAACtgtttgttttattaattttaacagcatattttaaatatttaactaaatatTCCTTTATAACTAactaaaatagatatttattaattatattaatataaattcaaatattataaaatattattattacaacaatacttaatataaaactacatatataataattatattaatttaaatttaaattcaaattcaaatgatataatatatcattattataataatatataatacaagatattaataattatattaatataaatttaaatattattttgataataatatataatcttaatattttactaattatattagtatgaattcaaatattataaaatattattattatataatcctaattatattattatattctaATATAacacaagactagatatttaatacttatattaatataaatttaaatagtataaaatattattataataataatatataatatattatcttaatttttattaaaaaaaattatcatgtttaaaaaggttatcatcttatatatatatttataaaaaatcataaacaatgttttgatttaatttttcatttaatatgtttatgtcatttttttatatataatattgtttatttatttaaaatttatatgatagtgatataaatttaataaatataattgaaaatcTATAAATAAAACAATATGCAT
The genomic region above belongs to Humulus lupulus chromosome 1, drHumLupu1.1, whole genome shotgun sequence and contains:
- the LOC133807713 gene encoding protein SHORT-ROOT, which translates into the protein MDTLFRLVSLQSDQQSFNSSRTSSSSARSSANKQYLQNQEEEEECFNFFMDEEDFSSSSSRHYYPYNQPHHHHPSTTTSTTPTPTPAPTPTTTTATNASTSTADFSFSPVGDLITNLDLFSSGNKWAPEILLETARAVADKNSSRVQQLLWMLNELSSPYGDADQKLAAYFLQALFSRVNDSGDRCYRTLVSASDKTCSFESTRKMVLKFQEVSPWTTFGHVACNGAIMEAFEGEAKLHIIDISNTYCTQWPTLLEALATRTDETPHLRLTTVVSTRDSSDGSGPGGSVQKVMKEIGMRMEKFARLMGVPFKFNVVHHFGDLSELNLAELDVRDDEALAVNCVNTLHSVGAVENRRDYLVAAFRSLRPRVITVVEEEAELDVGHDGIEFVRGFQECVRWFRVYFEALDESFPRTSNERLMLERAAGRAIVDLIACSPSDSVERRETAVRWSRRLHGAGFSPATFSDEVSDDVRALLRRYKEGWAMTQCSDAGAGIFLTWKDQPVVWTSAWKP